One stretch of Pseudomonas fluorescens Q2-87 DNA includes these proteins:
- a CDS encoding serine/threonine transporter, whose amino-acid sequence MNDQANSVEERFETIAPATLSQWSRQDTTWMLGLFGTAIGAGTLFLPINAGLGGFWPLLILAVLAFPMTFYAHRGLTRFVLSGRDGADITEVVEEHFGLKAGALITLLYFFAIFPILLIYSVALTNTVGSFLEHQLHLQPPPRAVLSLVLILGLLAVVRCGEQAIVKAMSLMVYPFIVALLFLAVFLIPHWNGGILATASTPPEASALLHTLWLAIPVMVFSFNHSPIISAFAVDQKRRYGVNAEERSSQILSRAHVLMVVMVLFFVFSCVLTLSAAQLAEAKAQNLSILSYLANHFSNPTIAFAAPLIAFVAISKSFLGHYIGASEGLKGLIAKSGRRPAPKTLDRLTAAFMLMVCWIVATLNPSILGMIETLGGPVIAAILFLMPMYAIRKVPAMARYRGQASNVFVALVGLVAITALVYSLLA is encoded by the coding sequence ATGAATGATCAGGCCAATAGCGTTGAAGAGCGCTTTGAAACGATAGCCCCAGCCACCCTCAGCCAATGGAGCCGCCAGGATACCACTTGGATGTTGGGTCTGTTTGGCACCGCCATCGGTGCAGGTACGTTGTTTTTACCGATCAATGCGGGCCTGGGCGGATTTTGGCCGCTGCTGATCCTGGCGGTGCTGGCATTTCCCATGACGTTCTACGCTCATCGAGGCCTGACCCGCTTCGTGTTGTCCGGTCGAGACGGCGCGGACATCACCGAGGTGGTGGAAGAGCATTTCGGCCTCAAGGCCGGCGCGCTGATCACCTTGCTCTATTTCTTTGCGATTTTCCCGATCCTGCTGATCTACAGCGTGGCGTTGACCAACACGGTCGGCAGCTTCCTGGAGCACCAGCTGCATTTGCAGCCGCCACCGCGCGCCGTACTGTCCCTGGTGCTGATACTGGGACTGCTGGCAGTGGTGCGTTGTGGCGAGCAGGCGATCGTCAAGGCCATGAGCCTGATGGTCTATCCGTTTATCGTTGCACTGCTGTTCCTGGCGGTGTTCCTGATCCCGCACTGGAACGGCGGCATCCTGGCCACGGCATCGACGCCGCCTGAAGCTTCGGCGTTGCTGCATACCTTGTGGCTGGCGATTCCGGTAATGGTGTTCTCGTTCAACCATTCGCCAATCATTTCGGCGTTTGCGGTGGACCAGAAGCGTCGCTACGGCGTCAACGCCGAGGAGCGCAGTTCGCAGATTCTGTCCCGTGCCCATGTGTTGATGGTGGTGATGGTGCTGTTCTTCGTGTTCAGCTGCGTGCTGACCTTGTCTGCGGCGCAACTGGCCGAGGCCAAGGCGCAGAACCTGTCAATCCTGTCGTACCTGGCCAACCACTTCAGCAACCCGACCATTGCCTTTGCAGCGCCGCTGATCGCGTTCGTGGCGATCTCCAAATCCTTCCTCGGCCATTACATTGGCGCCAGCGAAGGTCTCAAGGGCTTGATCGCCAAGAGCGGACGTCGTCCAGCGCCCAAGACCCTGGATCGCCTGACGGCTGCGTTCATGTTGATGGTGTGCTGGATCGTCGCCACGCTCAACCCGAGCATCCTGGGCATGATCGAAACCCTGGGCGGCCCGGTCATCGCAGCGATCCTGTTCCTGATGCCGATGTACGCCATCCGCAAAGTCCCGGCCATGGCCCGCTATCGCGGCCAGGCCTCCAATGTTTTCGTGGCGCTGGTGGGGCTGGTGGCGATCACGGCACTGGTCTATTCCCTCCTGGCCTGA
- the acnB gene encoding bifunctional aconitate hydratase 2/2-methylisocitrate dehydratase, translated as MLEAYRKHIEERAALGIVPQPLNAEQTAGLIELLKNPPAGEEAFLVDLITNRVPPGVDEAAYVKAGFLSAVAKGEAKSPLIDKKRAVELLGTMQGGYNIVTLVNLLDDAELAPVAAEELKHTLLMFDAFHDVAEKAKNGNVHAKAVLQSWADGEWFKKRPTLADKISLRVFKVTGETNTDDLSPAPDAWSRPDIPLHALAMLKMARDGIVPDEQGKTGPMKQIEEMRGQGFPIAYVGDVVGTGSSRKSATNSVLWFFGDDIPYVPNKRAGGFCFGSKIAPIFYNTMEDAGALPIEFDVSNMNMGDVIDLYPHAGKVCKHGTDEVLTTFEMKTPVLLDEVRAGGRIPLIIGRGLTEKARAELGLPAFDLFKKPEAPAESTKGFTLAQKMVGKACGLAEGQGVRPGTYCEPKMTTVGSQDTTGPMTRDELKDLACLGFSADLVMQSFCHTAAYPKPIDVTTHHTLPDFIMTRGGVSLRPGDGIIHSWLNRMLLPDTVGTGGDSHTRFPMGISFPAGSGLVAFAAATGVMPLDMPESILVRFKGKMKPGITLRDLVHAIPYFAIQNGLLTVEKKGKKNAFSGRILEIEGLEGLTLEQAFELSDASAERSAAGCTIKLSKESITEYLQSNITLLRWMIGEGYGDARTLERRAQAMEAWIANPELMEADADAEYAEVIEIDLADISEPVLCAPNDPDDARLLSSVAGEKIDEVFIGSCMTNIGHFRAAGKLLEQVKGQLPTRLWLSPPTKMDAHQLTEEGYYGIYGKAGARMEMPGCSLCMGNQARVEPNSTVVSTSTRNFPNRLGDGANVYLASAELASVASILGRLPTVEEYMEYAGKIDSMAADVYRYLSFDQIAEFREAAANANIPVVQA; from the coding sequence GTGCTTGAAGCCTACCGCAAACATATCGAAGAGCGCGCAGCACTGGGTATCGTTCCCCAGCCGCTTAACGCCGAACAAACCGCAGGCCTGATCGAGCTGCTGAAGAATCCTCCGGCTGGCGAAGAAGCTTTCCTCGTTGACCTGATCACCAACCGCGTTCCGCCAGGAGTCGACGAAGCCGCCTATGTAAAGGCCGGTTTCCTGTCCGCCGTCGCCAAAGGCGAAGCCAAATCCCCTCTGATCGACAAGAAACGCGCTGTTGAACTGCTCGGCACCATGCAGGGCGGCTACAACATCGTGACCCTGGTGAACCTGCTGGACGACGCCGAGCTGGCGCCAGTGGCTGCCGAAGAACTCAAGCACACCCTGCTGATGTTCGATGCTTTCCACGACGTGGCTGAAAAAGCCAAGAACGGCAACGTTCACGCCAAGGCCGTGCTGCAATCCTGGGCTGATGGCGAGTGGTTCAAGAAGCGCCCTACCCTGGCCGACAAGATCAGCCTGCGCGTGTTCAAGGTCACCGGCGAAACCAACACCGACGACCTGTCCCCTGCTCCCGATGCCTGGTCCCGCCCGGACATCCCGCTGCACGCCCTGGCCATGCTGAAAATGGCCCGTGACGGCATCGTGCCTGATGAACAAGGCAAGACCGGCCCGATGAAGCAGATCGAAGAAATGCGCGGCCAAGGCTTCCCGATCGCTTACGTCGGTGACGTGGTCGGTACCGGTTCTTCGCGTAAATCCGCGACCAACTCGGTCCTGTGGTTCTTCGGCGACGACATTCCATACGTGCCGAACAAGCGCGCTGGCGGCTTCTGCTTCGGCAGCAAGATCGCACCGATCTTCTACAACACCATGGAAGACGCCGGCGCCCTGCCGATCGAATTCGACGTGTCGAACATGAACATGGGCGACGTGATCGACCTGTACCCGCACGCTGGCAAAGTCTGCAAGCACGGTACCGACGAAGTCCTGACCACCTTCGAAATGAAGACCCCGGTCCTGTTGGACGAAGTTCGTGCTGGCGGTCGTATCCCGCTGATCATCGGCCGTGGCCTGACCGAGAAGGCGCGTGCCGAATTGGGTCTGCCAGCGTTCGACCTGTTCAAGAAGCCTGAAGCACCCGCCGAAAGCACCAAGGGTTTCACCTTGGCGCAGAAAATGGTCGGCAAGGCTTGCGGTCTGGCAGAAGGCCAAGGCGTACGCCCTGGCACCTACTGCGAACCGAAGATGACCACCGTGGGTTCCCAGGACACCACCGGTCCAATGACCCGTGACGAACTGAAAGACCTGGCGTGCCTGGGCTTCTCGGCCGACCTGGTAATGCAGTCGTTCTGCCACACCGCGGCTTATCCAAAGCCGATCGACGTGACCACCCACCACACCCTGCCTGACTTCATCATGACCCGCGGCGGTGTTTCCCTGCGTCCGGGCGACGGCATCATCCACTCGTGGCTGAACCGCATGCTGCTGCCAGACACCGTCGGCACCGGTGGTGACTCGCACACCCGTTTCCCGATGGGCATCTCGTTCCCGGCCGGTTCCGGCCTGGTCGCGTTCGCCGCTGCCACCGGCGTCATGCCGCTGGACATGCCGGAATCGATCCTGGTGCGCTTCAAAGGCAAGATGAAACCTGGCATCACCCTGCGTGACCTGGTTCATGCCATTCCCTACTTCGCCATCCAGAATGGTCTTCTGACCGTCGAGAAGAAAGGCAAGAAAAACGCCTTCTCCGGCCGCATCCTGGAAATCGAAGGCCTGGAAGGCTTGACCCTGGAACAGGCTTTCGAATTGTCCGACGCCTCGGCCGAACGTTCGGCTGCCGGTTGCACCATCAAGCTGTCGAAAGAGTCGATCACCGAGTACCTGCAATCCAACATCACCCTGCTGCGCTGGATGATCGGCGAAGGCTACGGTGACGCACGTACCCTGGAACGTCGCGCCCAAGCGATGGAAGCCTGGATCGCCAACCCTGAGCTGATGGAAGCCGATGCCGACGCCGAATACGCCGAAGTCATCGAAATCGATCTGGCCGACATCAGCGAGCCTGTGCTCTGCGCGCCGAACGATCCGGACGACGCCCGTCTGCTGTCCAGCGTTGCTGGCGAGAAGATCGACGAAGTGTTCATCGGTTCGTGCATGACCAACATCGGTCACTTCCGCGCTGCCGGTAAACTGCTGGAGCAGGTCAAGGGTCAGCTGCCAACCCGTCTGTGGCTGTCGCCGCCGACCAAGATGGACGCTCACCAGCTCACCGAAGAAGGCTACTACGGCATCTACGGCAAGGCCGGTGCACGGATGGAAATGCCAGGCTGCTCGCTGTGCATGGGTAACCAGGCACGCGTCGAGCCGAATTCCACCGTGGTGTCGACATCGACCCGTAACTTCCCGAACCGTCTGGGCGACGGCGCGAACGTCTACCTGGCTTCGGCCGAGCTGGCGTCCGTGGCTTCGATCCTGGGTCGCCTGCCGACCGTCGAGGAGTACATGGAATACGCTGGCAAGATCGACAGCATGGCAGCGGACGTGTATCGCTACCTGAGCTTCGACCAGATCGCCGAGTTCCGTGAAGCCGCTGCAAACGCCAACATCCCGGTCGTTCAAGCCTAA
- a CDS encoding DUF1289 domain-containing protein, producing the protein MPNQLIKTPCVGLCSTVYGDLVCRGCKRFHHEVIHWNGYNEEEKRAVWMRLEQLLVQVMVAKLEVFDPVVLRQQLEARKIRFVPHQSEYCWAYQLIARGARVINNLEAYGMVLLPEFRDWELPDLRDAIDREFFLLSEAHYQRYIAPGFLKDAIGG; encoded by the coding sequence ATGCCCAACCAGCTCATCAAGACCCCTTGCGTCGGCCTTTGCTCCACTGTCTACGGTGACTTGGTGTGCCGTGGCTGCAAGCGGTTCCACCATGAAGTGATTCACTGGAACGGCTACAACGAAGAGGAAAAGCGCGCGGTGTGGATGCGGCTGGAACAATTGCTGGTGCAGGTGATGGTGGCCAAGTTGGAGGTTTTCGACCCCGTTGTGCTACGTCAGCAACTGGAAGCGCGCAAGATCCGCTTTGTACCGCACCAGTCGGAATACTGCTGGGCCTACCAGTTGATCGCCCGGGGCGCGCGGGTGATCAACAACCTGGAAGCCTACGGGATGGTGCTGTTGCCGGAGTTTCGCGACTGGGAACTGCCGGACCTGCGCGATGCCATTGATCGAGAGTTTTTCCTTCTGTCCGAAGCCCATTACCAGCGCTACATCGCGCCGGGGTTCCTGAAGGATGCGATCGGCGGCTGA
- a CDS encoding universal stress protein, which produces MQSIRSILVVINPEHSESLALKRAKLIAGVTQAHLHLLVCDKKHDHAGLLSVLKAALLADGYSVTTEQAWNESLYETIIDVQQAEGCGLVIKQHFPDSPLKKALLTPADWKLLRHCPTPVLLVKTTGSWKDRVILAAVDVGNADGEHRHLHTTIIDHGYDIALLAKAHLHVISAHPSPMLSSADPTFQLKETIEARYREQCRAFQAEFDIDDEHLHIEEGPADVLIPYMARKLQAAVTVIGTVARSGLSGVLIGNTAEAVLDTLESDVLVLKPQEVEDHLVELAVKE; this is translated from the coding sequence ATGCAATCCATCCGCAGCATACTGGTGGTCATCAACCCCGAACATTCGGAAAGCCTGGCGCTCAAGCGCGCCAAACTGATCGCCGGAGTGACCCAGGCCCACCTGCACCTGCTGGTGTGCGACAAAAAGCATGACCATGCGGGTCTGCTCAGTGTATTGAAGGCCGCGCTGCTGGCGGACGGCTACAGCGTAACCACCGAGCAGGCCTGGAACGAAAGCCTCTACGAAACCATCATCGACGTACAGCAGGCCGAAGGCTGCGGCCTGGTGATCAAGCAGCACTTCCCCGACAGCCCGCTGAAAAAAGCCCTGTTGACCCCGGCGGACTGGAAACTGCTACGCCATTGCCCGACGCCGGTACTGCTGGTGAAAACCACCGGTTCTTGGAAGGACCGGGTGATTCTGGCCGCTGTCGATGTCGGCAATGCCGACGGCGAGCATCGCCACCTGCACACTACGATCATCGATCATGGCTACGACATCGCCCTCCTCGCCAAGGCGCACCTGCACGTGATCAGCGCCCATCCCTCGCCGATGCTTTCGTCCGCCGACCCGACGTTCCAGCTCAAGGAAACCATCGAGGCCCGCTATCGTGAACAATGCCGGGCGTTCCAGGCGGAATTCGACATTGACGACGAGCACCTGCACATCGAGGAAGGCCCGGCGGACGTCCTGATTCCATACATGGCGCGCAAGCTCCAGGCGGCGGTCACCGTGATCGGCACTGTGGCGCGCTCGGGATTGTCGGGGGTGCTGATCGGCAATACCGCTGAAGCGGTGCTCGATACGCTGGAAAGCGACGTGCTGGTACTCAAGCCGCAGGAAGTCGAGGACCATCTGGTGGAGTTGGCGGTCAAGGAATAA
- a CDS encoding tRNA-(ms[2]io[6]A)-hydroxylase, which translates to MILPEIHEFLGCRTPDGWVQAALADQETLLIDHKNCEFKAASTALSLIAKYHSHVDLINLMSRLAREELVHHEQVMRLMKKRKIGLRQLSAGRYASGLRKVVRSHEPVKLVDTLVVGAFIEARSCERFEALVPHLDEELGKFYFGLLKSEARHFQGYLKLAYQYGDAKDIAQVIDRVREAERELIESPDVEFRFHSGVPAL; encoded by the coding sequence ATGATCCTTCCCGAAATTCATGAATTCCTTGGCTGCCGTACGCCCGATGGCTGGGTCCAAGCCGCGCTGGCCGATCAGGAAACACTGCTGATCGATCACAAGAACTGCGAGTTCAAGGCCGCCAGTACGGCCCTGAGCCTGATCGCCAAATACCATTCCCACGTCGACTTGATCAATTTGATGTCGCGCCTGGCCCGGGAAGAGCTGGTGCATCACGAACAAGTCATGCGCCTGATGAAAAAACGCAAGATCGGCTTGCGCCAGCTCTCCGCGGGGCGTTATGCCTCGGGGCTGCGCAAGGTGGTGCGTAGTCATGAGCCGGTCAAGCTGGTAGACACGCTGGTAGTCGGCGCTTTCATCGAAGCCCGCAGCTGCGAGCGTTTCGAGGCATTGGTGCCGCATCTGGACGAAGAGTTGGGCAAGTTCTATTTCGGCCTGCTGAAAAGCGAGGCCCGGCATTTCCAGGGGTACTTGAAGCTGGCCTACCAGTACGGCGACGCGAAGGACATCGCCCAGGTAATCGACAGGGTGCGCGAGGCGGAGCGGGAGTTGATCGAATCGCCGGACGTGGAGTTTCGGTTCCATAGTGGTGTGCCAGCGCTCTAA
- a CDS encoding GFA family protein, with protein MQLEGSCHCGAVSFSLACAHPYPYQRCYCSICRKTQGAGGFAINLGGEAQSLKVRGRKHISIYHARLKDEGEKRAHRSSAERHFCSLCGSGLWLFSPEWPELIHPFASAIDTPLPVPPEHTHLMLGSKAPWVEVEAHPRDQQFEVYPEESIAQWHERLGLVT; from the coding sequence ATGCAGCTCGAAGGATCCTGCCACTGCGGCGCGGTGTCATTCAGCCTGGCTTGCGCCCATCCCTACCCTTACCAGCGTTGCTACTGCTCGATCTGCCGCAAGACCCAGGGCGCAGGCGGCTTTGCGATCAACCTGGGAGGCGAGGCCCAAAGCCTGAAGGTGCGCGGGCGCAAGCACATCTCGATCTACCACGCGCGGCTCAAGGATGAAGGTGAAAAACGTGCCCACCGCAGCAGCGCCGAACGGCACTTCTGTTCCCTTTGCGGCTCCGGATTGTGGTTGTTCAGCCCTGAGTGGCCGGAACTGATCCACCCGTTTGCCTCGGCCATCGACACGCCGCTGCCGGTACCGCCGGAGCACACTCACCTGATGCTCGGCTCCAAGGCACCCTGGGTGGAAGTCGAGGCGCATCCGCGCGACCAGCAGTTCGAGGTCTACCCCGAGGAGTCGATAGCCCAGTGGCACGAGCGCCTGGGGCTGGTCACTTAG
- a CDS encoding DNA-3-methyladenine glycosylase family protein: MPAPYHEASTFLASLDDDWQRHVETIGPCLLQPKPSREPYEALVRAIAYQQLHARAGDAILGRLLALYPALTFPRPEQLLATDIAQMRGCGFSASKITTLHGIAQAALDGLVPDYATALVMDDEALIERLTMLRGVGRWTVEMLLIYSLERPDILPADDFGVREGYRRLKGLEQQPSRKQMIEIGLAWSPYRTVAAWYLWRVPK, translated from the coding sequence ATGCCTGCGCCCTACCACGAAGCGAGCACGTTCCTGGCAAGCCTGGATGACGATTGGCAACGCCATGTCGAGACGATCGGTCCTTGCCTGTTGCAACCCAAGCCGTCCCGGGAACCTTATGAGGCGTTGGTGCGGGCCATCGCTTATCAGCAACTACATGCCAGGGCCGGCGATGCGATTCTTGGCCGGCTGCTGGCCCTGTACCCGGCACTGACGTTTCCCCGGCCCGAACAGCTGCTGGCGACAGACATTGCGCAGATGCGCGGTTGCGGTTTTTCCGCCAGCAAGATCACGACCCTTCACGGCATTGCCCAGGCAGCCCTGGACGGCTTGGTGCCCGATTACGCCACAGCGCTGGTCATGGACGATGAAGCCTTGATCGAGCGCCTGACGATGTTGCGCGGCGTGGGGCGCTGGACCGTGGAAATGCTGCTGATCTATAGCCTGGAGCGGCCGGACATCCTGCCGGCGGATGACTTTGGCGTGCGCGAAGGCTATCGGCGGCTCAAGGGGTTGGAGCAGCAGCCCAGCCGCAAGCAGATGATCGAGATCGGCCTGGCCTGGAGTCCTTATCGGACGGTGGCGGCGTGGTATTTGTGGCGTGTGCCCAAGTGA
- a CDS encoding bifunctional transcriptional activator/DNA repair enzyme AdaA → MNLQDSLLPPHAEMVRAMLERDTAYEGVFFTAVKTTGIFCRPSCTARKPKPENVEFFAHADDALSAGYRACLRCKPLDAAAIAPDWIQALLRAVDAEPDLRWTDALLLEQGIEPLKLRRWFKQHFGMTFHAYLRTRRLGIALGGIKDGSTIDDAAFDSGYESLSGFRDAFVKSFHITPGRAALSEPLLFTRLTTPLGPMLAMAERRGLVLLEFLDRPALTKELEELQQRYGYMVAPGHNAHLQRIESELADYFAGKLTAFSVPLHMPGSAFAVRVWAELQKIPYGETRSYGSIATALGSPGASRAVGLANGQNRLAIIIPCHRVIGADGSLTGYGGGQPRKAFLLRLEKAAVQVSLPLAF, encoded by the coding sequence ATGAACCTACAAGACTCGCTGCTCCCACCCCATGCCGAGATGGTCCGCGCCATGCTCGAACGAGACACCGCCTACGAGGGGGTGTTCTTCACTGCGGTCAAGACCACAGGCATCTTCTGTCGCCCCAGTTGCACGGCGCGCAAGCCGAAACCGGAGAACGTGGAATTCTTCGCCCATGCCGATGACGCGTTGTCCGCCGGCTACCGGGCCTGCTTGCGCTGCAAGCCGCTGGATGCCGCCGCCATCGCCCCGGACTGGATCCAGGCACTGCTCAGGGCCGTGGACGCCGAACCCGACCTGCGTTGGACCGACGCCCTGCTGCTGGAGCAAGGCATCGAACCGCTGAAACTGCGCCGATGGTTCAAGCAGCACTTCGGCATGACATTCCATGCGTACCTGCGCACCCGCCGCCTGGGAATTGCCCTCGGCGGTATCAAGGACGGCAGCACCATCGACGACGCGGCGTTCGATTCGGGTTATGAGTCGTTGAGCGGCTTTCGGGATGCCTTCGTGAAGTCTTTCCACATCACGCCAGGGCGCGCCGCCCTCAGCGAACCCTTGCTGTTCACGCGCCTGACCACGCCTTTGGGACCGATGCTGGCGATGGCCGAACGACGCGGCCTGGTGTTGCTGGAGTTTCTCGACCGCCCGGCATTAACGAAAGAACTGGAGGAACTGCAGCAGCGCTACGGCTACATGGTCGCGCCGGGGCATAACGCCCATCTACAGCGGATCGAAAGCGAACTGGCCGACTATTTCGCCGGCAAACTCACAGCCTTCAGCGTTCCGCTGCACATGCCCGGCAGCGCCTTCGCCGTCCGGGTCTGGGCTGAACTGCAAAAGATCCCCTACGGCGAAACCCGCAGCTACGGCAGCATCGCCACCGCGCTTGGCAGCCCTGGCGCCAGCCGCGCCGTGGGCCTGGCCAACGGACAGAACCGCCTGGCCATCATCATTCCTTGCCATCGAGTGATTGGTGCGGATGGCTCATTGACGGGTTATGGTGGCGGGCAGCCGCGCAAGGCTTTCCTGTTGCGGCTGGAAAAAGCCGCGGTGCAGGTTTCCCTGCCGCTGGCATTTTGA
- a CDS encoding TrkH family potassium uptake protein, producing the protein MSFAVLRLIGFILGIFLITLAASMAIPILTLFLYERNDDLSAFLWSSLITFVCGVALIARGRPEHAQLRPRDMYVLTTGSWLVVCTFAALPMVLIQHISYTDAFFETMSGITTTGSTVLTGLDTASPGLLVWRSMLHWLGGIGFIGMAVAILPLLRVGGMRLFQTESSDWSEKVTPRSHVAANYILWIYTGLTALATLALWLAGMTPFEAINHAMSLISTGGFSTSDASLGHWPQPAIHWVSVVVMMAGSLPFTLYVATLRGNRRALFKDQQVRGFIGFLVITWLLVGTWLSLNSDYTWWDAFRIVAVNVTSVVTTTGVALGDYTLWGSFALLLFFYLTFVGGCSGSTAGGLKIFRFQVAGALLMGSLKQLIHPRAVIRKKYNNHPIDEEIVRSLLTFSFFFTITIGGIALGLALIGLDWTTALTGAATAVCNVGPGLGTIIGPAGNFSTLPDAAKWLLTIGMLLGRLEILTVLVLFTPVFWKY; encoded by the coding sequence ATGTCTTTTGCGGTATTACGGCTCATCGGTTTCATTCTGGGCATTTTTCTCATTACCCTGGCCGCCAGCATGGCGATCCCGATCCTGACGCTGTTCTTGTATGAGCGAAACGATGACCTGTCGGCATTTTTATGGTCGAGCCTGATTACCTTTGTTTGCGGCGTCGCGCTGATCGCCCGTGGTCGTCCGGAACATGCGCAACTACGCCCGAGGGACATGTATGTACTGACCACTGGCAGCTGGCTCGTAGTCTGCACCTTCGCCGCCCTGCCGATGGTGCTTATCCAGCACATCAGCTACACCGACGCCTTTTTCGAGACGATGTCGGGTATTACCACCACCGGTTCGACTGTCCTGACCGGCCTCGACACAGCCTCCCCCGGCCTGTTGGTGTGGCGCTCGATGTTGCATTGGCTCGGCGGTATCGGCTTCATCGGCATGGCCGTGGCGATCTTGCCACTGCTGCGGGTCGGCGGCATGCGGCTGTTCCAGACCGAATCGTCGGACTGGTCGGAAAAGGTCACCCCACGTTCCCATGTCGCGGCTAACTACATTCTTTGGATCTACACCGGGCTGACGGCCCTCGCGACCCTCGCTTTGTGGCTGGCCGGCATGACGCCCTTCGAAGCGATCAATCATGCAATGTCGCTGATTTCCACCGGAGGCTTTTCCACCTCGGACGCCTCCCTGGGACACTGGCCCCAGCCAGCGATTCATTGGGTTTCGGTCGTTGTCATGATGGCCGGTTCGCTGCCATTCACCTTGTATGTCGCCACCTTGCGCGGCAACCGGCGCGCGCTGTTCAAAGACCAACAAGTCAGGGGTTTTATCGGCTTCCTGGTCATTACCTGGCTACTGGTCGGGACCTGGCTGAGCCTGAACAGCGATTACACATGGTGGGATGCGTTCCGTATCGTGGCTGTCAACGTGACTTCAGTGGTCACGACCACCGGCGTTGCGCTGGGTGACTACACCCTGTGGGGCAGCTTCGCCTTGCTGCTGTTTTTTTACCTGACGTTTGTCGGCGGGTGTTCGGGATCGACGGCAGGCGGGCTGAAAATCTTTCGCTTCCAGGTGGCCGGCGCGCTGCTGATGGGCAGTTTGAAACAACTGATCCATCCCCGGGCGGTGATCCGGAAAAAGTACAACAATCATCCCATCGATGAAGAAATCGTCCGCTCCCTACTGACGTTTTCGTTCTTCTTCACCATCACCATCGGCGGTATCGCCCTGGGGCTGGCTTTGATCGGCCTGGACTGGACAACCGCCTTGACCGGCGCGGCCACCGCCGTGTGCAACGTTGGGCCAGGATTGGGAACAATCATCGGGCCGGCCGGCAATTTCTCGACATTGCCGGATGCGGCGAAATGGCTACTGACCATTGGCATGCTCCTGGGCCGCTTGGAGATCCTGACCGTGCTGGTATTGTTCACGCCGGTGTTCTGGAAGTACTGA
- a CDS encoding LysE family translocator, giving the protein MSLILSMAAFALVASITPGPVNIVALSSGARYGFRATLHHVAGATLGFVLLLVLMGLGLHEVLQRWPGLTRVVQLGGVGFLLFMAWKLAMDNGHLGTKDEDRAPSMFYGALMQWLNPKAWLACVAGMGAFVADGEARLVWQFAAVYLVICYVSVGCWAYAGSFLRTWLGNPATMRLFNRAMAVLLVTSAVYLLLP; this is encoded by the coding sequence ATGAGTCTGATTCTTTCCATGGCGGCGTTTGCCCTGGTCGCTTCCATCACGCCGGGGCCGGTCAACATCGTGGCCCTCAGCTCCGGGGCTCGGTATGGGTTTCGTGCCACGTTGCACCACGTGGCCGGCGCGACCCTGGGGTTTGTCCTGCTGCTGGTACTCATGGGGCTTGGGTTGCATGAAGTGTTGCAGCGCTGGCCGGGCCTCACGCGGGTGGTGCAGTTGGGGGGCGTGGGGTTCCTGTTGTTCATGGCCTGGAAACTGGCAATGGACAACGGGCATCTCGGCACCAAGGACGAGGATCGAGCGCCCTCGATGTTCTACGGCGCGCTGATGCAATGGCTGAACCCCAAGGCCTGGCTGGCTTGCGTGGCGGGGATGGGTGCATTCGTGGCCGATGGCGAGGCGCGGCTGGTGTGGCAATTTGCGGCGGTTTACCTGGTGATCTGCTACGTTTCGGTGGGTTGCTGGGCCTACGCTGGCAGCTTTTTGCGCACCTGGCTGGGCAATCCGGCGACCATGCGCCTGTTCAACCGGGCGATGGCGGTGCTGTTGGTGACCAGCGCGGTTTATCTGTTGTTGCCTTGA